Proteins from a genomic interval of Pseudoruegeria sp. SHC-113:
- a CDS encoding YigZ family protein — protein MADLVQFEGVLSDKGSKYSVSGGPAASKEEAEALIKALCRQKRYAKATHNTWAVLLADDSGQQLPLKNDDGESGAGMVILRMLEREALTNHLIVVTRWYGGTKLGGDRFRHVQTCVRHYLDQAEPAHG, from the coding sequence ATGGCGGATCTTGTGCAATTCGAAGGCGTGCTGTCCGACAAGGGCAGCAAATACTCCGTCAGCGGCGGCCCTGCTGCCAGCAAGGAAGAGGCCGAGGCGCTGATCAAGGCGCTCTGCCGCCAGAAGCGCTACGCCAAGGCCACGCACAACACATGGGCCGTGCTGCTCGCGGATGATAGCGGCCAGCAACTGCCCCTGAAAAACGACGATGGCGAGAGCGGTGCCGGGATGGTGATCCTGCGGATGTTGGAGCGTGAAGCCCTGACCAACCACCTTATCGTGGTGACACGCTGGTACGGCGGCACCAAGCTCGGCGGGGATCGCTTCCGCCACGTCCAGACCTGCGTGCGCCATTACCTTGATCAAGCGGAGCCTGCCCATGGATAG
- a CDS encoding Na(+)-translocating NADH-quinone reductase subunit A: MSEFVLKRGLDLPITGAPDQKISEGAAPASVALIGADYVGLKPKMLIAEGDEVVRGTPLFCHKDDPEVMYVAPAKGRVRAINRGARRVLQSVVIDVDDISDAGMDFGKADPAALTGDDLRAKLAASGLWTGFLTRPYAKVPALDSAAADIFVTAMDSEPLSADAAVILAEKTAEFRAGVTALTKLTEGRVFVCTAPGTQAGVDGIERVETHSFAGPHPAGLAGTHMHFLSVPTAEKTVWSIGYQDVIAIGALLLTGHLDITRVISLAGPLAANPRLVRTVTGASLAELTDGEIAGDEPCRVISGSVLSGTQAEGPFAYLGRYARQVTLIKEDADQSVLGWIIPQPNKFSVLPVLASAMSKNKLFNMTSNLNGGRRAMVPTGVFERLMPQDFLPTQLLRALLVMDTDTAQALGALELAEEDVALCAFACPAKYEYGLALRDSLQKIEKEG, translated from the coding sequence ATGTCAGAATTCGTACTCAAGCGGGGTCTTGATCTGCCGATTACCGGTGCCCCCGACCAGAAGATCAGCGAGGGCGCTGCACCGGCGTCCGTGGCCCTGATCGGAGCCGATTATGTCGGCTTGAAACCGAAGATGCTGATTGCCGAAGGCGATGAGGTCGTGCGTGGCACGCCGCTCTTCTGCCACAAGGACGATCCCGAGGTGATGTATGTCGCTCCCGCCAAAGGCCGGGTGCGCGCGATCAACCGGGGCGCGCGCCGCGTGCTGCAGAGCGTCGTGATCGACGTGGACGACATCAGCGATGCGGGCATGGATTTCGGCAAGGCCGATCCTGCCGCGCTCACCGGCGATGACCTGCGCGCCAAGCTGGCGGCCTCTGGCCTCTGGACGGGCTTCCTGACCCGCCCCTACGCCAAGGTGCCCGCACTGGACAGCGCCGCTGCCGACATTTTCGTAACCGCCATGGACAGCGAGCCGCTTTCGGCGGATGCCGCCGTGATCCTCGCCGAGAAAACGGCGGAGTTCCGCGCCGGTGTGACGGCGCTCACCAAGCTCACCGAAGGCCGCGTCTTCGTCTGTACCGCACCGGGCACGCAAGCCGGTGTGGACGGCATCGAGCGCGTGGAAACCCACAGCTTTGCCGGCCCGCACCCCGCCGGGCTTGCTGGCACGCATATGCACTTCCTGTCCGTCCCCACGGCTGAAAAGACCGTCTGGTCCATCGGCTATCAGGACGTGATCGCCATCGGCGCACTGCTGCTGACCGGCCATCTGGACATCACCCGCGTGATCTCCCTTGCTGGCCCGCTCGCCGCCAACCCGCGCCTCGTGCGCACGGTGACGGGCGCTTCGCTGGCCGAACTGACCGATGGTGAGATCGCTGGCGATGAGCCTTGCCGCGTGATTTCGGGCTCCGTGCTTTCGGGCACGCAAGCCGAAGGTCCGTTCGCCTATCTGGGCCGCTACGCGCGTCAGGTGACGCTGATCAAGGAAGACGCCGACCAGAGCGTTCTGGGCTGGATCATTCCGCAGCCGAACAAGTTCTCGGTGCTGCCGGTTCTGGCCTCGGCCATGAGCAAGAACAAGCTGTTCAACATGACCTCGAACCTCAACGGCGGCCGCCGTGCGATGGTGCCGACGGGCGTGTTCGAGCGGCTGATGCCGCAGGATTTCCTGCCCACCCAACTGCTGCGCGCCCTTCTGGTGATGGACACCGACACCGCCCAGGCGCTGGGCGCGCTTGAACTGGCCGAGGAAGACGTCGCGCTCTGCGCGTTTGCCTGCCCGGCCAAGTATGAGTATGGCCTCGCCCTGCGCGACAGCCTGCAAAAGATCGAGAAGGAAGGCTGA
- a CDS encoding EI24 domain-containing protein has translation MGRRLMFRDFSLALNQIGDPRFRKVLLLGVGLTVALLFGLTVVFMYGVAWLVPESVSLPFVGQITWVGDALSWAMIPVMMGLSVFLMVPVAAAFMGLFLEEVSEAVEERHYPHLPPVERIPLAETIRDAAGFLGVLILANLVALVLYIFFAPLAPIIFWLLNGFLLGREYFQLVAMRRVGRAQAAVLRREFAPQIWVSGALMAVPLSIPIVNLLIPVLGAATFTHLFHRLTGTQAKT, from the coding sequence ATGGGTAGACGCCTGATGTTTCGTGATTTCTCCCTCGCGCTGAACCAGATCGGCGATCCGCGCTTTCGCAAGGTGCTGCTGCTCGGCGTCGGCCTGACCGTCGCGCTGCTGTTCGGGCTCACCGTGGTCTTCATGTATGGCGTGGCCTGGCTTGTGCCGGAAAGCGTCTCACTGCCCTTCGTGGGGCAGATCACATGGGTCGGCGATGCGCTCTCCTGGGCGATGATCCCCGTGATGATGGGGCTGTCCGTCTTCCTGATGGTGCCGGTGGCGGCGGCCTTCATGGGGCTCTTTCTCGAAGAGGTCTCCGAGGCGGTGGAAGAGCGCCACTATCCTCACCTACCGCCCGTGGAGCGCATTCCGCTGGCCGAAACCATCCGCGATGCGGCCGGGTTTCTGGGCGTGCTGATCCTCGCCAACCTCGTGGCGCTGGTGCTTTACATTTTCTTCGCCCCGCTCGCGCCGATCATCTTCTGGCTGCTGAACGGCTTCCTTCTGGGGCGGGAATATTTCCAGCTCGTGGCCATGCGCCGCGTGGGCCGGGCGCAAGCGGCGGTGCTGCGGCGGGAGTTCGCGCCGCAGATCTGGGTGTCCGGCGCGCTGATGGCGGTGCCGCTGTCGATCCCGATCGTGAACCTGCTGATCCCGGTGCTGGGCGCGGCGACCTTCACCCACCTGTTCCACCGGCTGACGGGAACGCAGGCCAAGACCTAG
- a CDS encoding M48 family metalloprotease: MVTRLFRTPLRAAPLLALLLALLLATACAAPPPPQAPSGQTSASRDGLPSPQQAANNFTSVVKRVEPVAEAECRARTQNTNCDFRVVVDDRPGQPPNAYQTVDRSGRPILAFTIPLIADVKNEDELAFIMGHEAAHHISAHLTKQQDNAMAGALVAGILASQLGGDATAIEAAQEFGATVGARSYSKDFELEADALGTVIAHRAGYDPVKGAEYFTRIPDPGNRFLGTHPPNAARMQTVRATAARLN; encoded by the coding sequence ATGGTGACACGGCTTTTCCGCACTCCCCTTCGCGCTGCGCCGCTTCTGGCGCTGCTTCTGGCGCTGCTTCTGGCCACCGCCTGCGCTGCACCGCCACCGCCGCAAGCGCCCTCCGGGCAGACAAGCGCGAGCCGCGACGGGTTGCCGAGCCCGCAGCAGGCGGCCAATAATTTCACCTCCGTCGTGAAACGCGTGGAGCCCGTGGCCGAGGCCGAATGCCGGGCGCGCACGCAGAACACCAACTGTGATTTCCGAGTCGTGGTGGACGACCGCCCCGGCCAGCCCCCCAATGCCTACCAGACGGTGGACCGCTCCGGCCGCCCGATCCTCGCCTTCACGATCCCGCTCATCGCCGATGTGAAGAATGAGGATGAACTGGCCTTCATCATGGGCCACGAGGCCGCGCATCACATCTCCGCCCATCTCACCAAGCAGCAGGACAATGCCATGGCAGGCGCGCTTGTGGCCGGGATCCTTGCCTCGCAACTGGGGGGCGATGCCACCGCCATCGAAGCCGCGCAGGAATTCGGCGCCACCGTGGGCGCGCGCAGCTACTCGAAGGATTTCGAGCTGGAAGCCGACGCGCTTGGCACCGTCATTGCCCATCGCGCGGGCTATGATCCGGTGAAGGGCGCCGAGTATTTCACGCGCATTCCTGATCCAGGCAACCGCTTCCTCGGCACCCATCCGCCCAACGCCGCCCGCATGCAAACCGTGCGCGCCACGGCGGCGCGGCTGAACTGA
- the nqrM gene encoding (Na+)-NQR maturation NqrM yields MATFVLAFILLTLVVTGMAVGVMFKGRTIKGSCGGLNAIAGADKCVVCKKDIDPDSPLRDKLACKRAGQIVNQFGN; encoded by the coding sequence ATGGCCACCTTCGTACTCGCCTTCATCCTTCTCACCCTCGTCGTCACCGGCATGGCCGTGGGCGTGATGTTCAAGGGCCGCACGATCAAGGGCAGCTGCGGCGGGCTCAACGCCATCGCCGGGGCTGACAAATGCGTTGTCTGCAAGAAGGACATCGATCCCGACAGCCCGCTGCGCGACAAGCTCGCCTGCAAGCGTGCGGGCCAGATCGTAAACCAGTTCGGCAACTGA
- a CDS encoding class II histone deacetylase: MTTGFYWDERCFWHAGGNYAFTLPLGGLVQPLASGGLPENPETKRRLKNLLEVTGLISELDVRGAAPSGEGDLLRVHPREYIKNFKAMSDAGGGELGLRTPFAQGGFEAATLSAGLAQDALFNVLRGAHANAYALSRPPGHHCLPDFPNGFCLLANIAIAVQAARAAGLCERVAVLDWDVHHGNGTEAIFYEDPDVLTVSLHQERNYPLDTGDVAARGAGRGEGFNANIPLPPGAGHATYLAAMERIALPLIRAFKPDVIIVACGFDAAAIDPLSRMLATAETFRAMTAQVKALAEDICEGRLVAVHEGGYSEVYVPFCGHAVIAELAGSATVAVDPMAETLAARQPGARFEAYCDSHLEEMREALGA; encoded by the coding sequence ATGACAACCGGCTTTTACTGGGATGAACGCTGTTTCTGGCACGCGGGCGGCAACTATGCCTTCACCCTGCCTTTGGGCGGGCTGGTGCAGCCGCTGGCCAGTGGCGGCTTGCCTGAGAACCCGGAAACCAAGCGGCGGCTGAAGAACCTGCTGGAGGTCACCGGCCTGATCAGCGAGCTGGATGTGCGCGGCGCAGCGCCTTCGGGGGAGGGCGATCTGCTCCGGGTGCATCCGCGTGAGTACATCAAGAACTTCAAGGCGATGTCGGATGCGGGCGGTGGCGAGCTGGGCTTGCGCACGCCTTTCGCGCAGGGCGGTTTCGAGGCTGCCACGCTGTCCGCCGGGCTGGCGCAGGACGCGCTTTTCAACGTGCTGCGCGGGGCACATGCCAATGCCTATGCGCTGTCCCGCCCGCCGGGGCACCATTGCCTGCCCGATTTCCCCAACGGCTTCTGCCTGCTGGCCAATATCGCCATCGCTGTGCAAGCGGCGCGGGCGGCGGGGCTCTGCGAGCGGGTGGCGGTGCTCGACTGGGACGTTCACCACGGCAACGGCACCGAGGCGATCTTCTACGAGGATCCCGATGTGCTCACGGTCTCGCTGCATCAGGAGCGCAACTACCCGCTTGATACCGGCGATGTGGCGGCGCGGGGGGCGGGGAGAGGCGAAGGCTTCAACGCCAACATCCCGCTGCCGCCGGGCGCGGGCCACGCCACCTATCTGGCCGCGATGGAGCGCATCGCCCTGCCGTTGATCCGTGCCTTCAAACCGGATGTGATTATCGTGGCCTGCGGGTTTGATGCCGCCGCCATCGATCCGCTGTCCCGCATGCTGGCCACCGCCGAGACGTTCCGTGCGATGACGGCGCAGGTGAAAGCTTTGGCGGAGGATATTTGCGAAGGCCGCCTCGTGGCAGTGCATGAGGGCGGGTATTCGGAAGTGTATGTGCCGTTCTGTGGCCATGCCGTGATCGCGGAACTGGCGGGGAGCGCGACGGTGGCGGTCGATCCGATGGCCGAAACGCTGGCCGCGCGGCAGCCGGGGGCGCGGTTTGAGGCCTATTGCGATTCGCATCTAGAGGAGATGCGGGAAGCTTTGGGGGCTTAG
- a CDS encoding GNAT family N-acetyltransferase → MDSHRPVGDILTGWTPAPAPGPSVLEGRYARLERLSAKAHAAPLFAANSADARIWDYLPYGPFDTVEAYSAWVEAMAPGSDPMFYAIRDQDSGLWGGVASYLRIAPEVGSIELGHINLSPRLQGTRAATEALTLMIRWAMEAGYRRFEWKCDALNAGSRRAAERLGLSYEGTFRQATIVKGRNRDTAWFAATDGDWPALSTAYDSWLAPENFTSDGQQRQSLTALTAPILVAQDPARKARERG, encoded by the coding sequence ATGGACAGCCACCGCCCCGTCGGGGACATCCTCACAGGCTGGACACCCGCTCCCGCGCCCGGGCCTTCGGTGCTTGAAGGGCGCTACGCGCGGCTGGAGCGGCTCTCGGCCAAAGCCCATGCGGCGCCGCTTTTCGCCGCCAACAGCGCCGATGCCCGGATCTGGGATTACCTGCCCTATGGCCCCTTTGACACGGTTGAGGCCTATAGCGCGTGGGTCGAGGCTATGGCACCGGGGTCAGACCCGATGTTCTACGCGATCCGCGATCAGGACAGCGGGCTCTGGGGCGGCGTGGCAAGCTACCTGCGCATCGCGCCCGAGGTGGGCAGCATCGAGCTGGGCCACATCAACCTTTCCCCCCGCCTGCAGGGCACCCGCGCCGCGACAGAGGCGCTTACCCTGATGATCCGCTGGGCGATGGAGGCCGGCTATCGCCGGTTCGAGTGGAAATGCGATGCGCTCAACGCGGGCTCACGCCGTGCGGCGGAGCGGCTGGGCTTGAGCTATGAAGGCACCTTCCGGCAGGCCACCATCGTGAAGGGGCGCAACCGCGATACGGCGTGGTTCGCCGCCACCGACGGCGACTGGCCCGCCCTGAGCACCGCCTATGACAGCTGGCTTGCGCCGGAGAATTTCACCTCCGACGGCCAGCAGCGCCAGTCTCTCACGGCCCTCACCGCGCCCATTCTGGTGGCGCAGGATCCGGCCCGAAAGGCGCGGGAACGGGGCTAA
- the mce gene encoding methylmalonyl-CoA epimerase, translating into MIGRLNHVAIAVPDLEAASAQYRNTLGAKVGAPQDEPDHGVTVVFIELPNTKIELLYPLGDESPINGFLEKNPAGGIHHICYEVEDILAARDHLKAEGARVLGSGDPKIGAHGKPVLFLHPKDFNGCLVELEQV; encoded by the coding sequence ATGATCGGTCGTCTGAATCATGTGGCCATTGCCGTTCCGGATCTGGAAGCGGCATCGGCCCAATACCGCAACACGCTGGGGGCCAAAGTCGGCGCGCCGCAGGATGAGCCCGATCACGGTGTGACCGTGGTGTTCATCGAACTGCCCAACACCAAGATCGAGCTGCTGTATCCGCTGGGCGACGAAAGCCCGATCAACGGGTTTCTGGAGAAGAACCCGGCCGGCGGCATTCACCACATCTGCTACGAGGTCGAGGACATCCTCGCCGCCCGCGATCACCTGAAGGCCGAAGGCGCGCGGGTTCTGGGCAGCGGTGATCCCAAGATCGGGGCGCATGGCAAGCCCGTGCTGTTCCTGCATCCGAAGGATTTCAACGGCTGCCTCGTCGAACTGGAGCAAGTCTGA
- a CDS encoding FAD:protein FMN transferase: MRLLPALIAPFALSACLFSTDEPEPVRLVGETMGTTYSVTVVDMPEGLEAEALHADIEAVLARVNAQMSNWDPNSEVSRFNASTDLGAQPVSAEFAYVMEAANGIHLGSGGVFDVTLAPLIELWGFGPKKPGEPIPTDAEILAALSDVGQLSLLTLAEGPTLKKEKPGVSVNLSAIAKGYGVDEVAALVASKDISRYLVEIGGDLVASGKNAENKPWSIGIEKPDARSKTLQLVLPVENTGMATSGDYRNYFEDDGIRYSHIIDPNTGRPITHKTASVTVLAENAMLADGWATAMLAMGQARGLEAAEALGLAVYFISREGNDFVTASSRAFDSYVEGNK; the protein is encoded by the coding sequence ATGCGCCTTCTCCCTGCTTTGATCGCCCCTTTCGCCCTTTCAGCCTGCCTGTTTTCCACCGATGAGCCCGAGCCCGTGCGGCTTGTGGGCGAAACCATGGGCACCACCTACAGCGTGACGGTGGTGGACATGCCGGAAGGGCTGGAGGCCGAGGCGCTGCACGCCGATATCGAGGCTGTGCTCGCGCGGGTGAACGCCCAGATGAGCAACTGGGATCCGAACTCCGAGGTTTCGCGTTTCAACGCCTCCACCGATCTGGGCGCGCAGCCGGTGTCGGCGGAATTTGCCTATGTGATGGAGGCCGCCAACGGCATCCACCTTGGCTCGGGCGGCGTCTTCGACGTGACGCTCGCCCCGCTGATCGAACTTTGGGGCTTTGGCCCGAAGAAGCCCGGCGAGCCGATCCCGACGGATGCCGAGATCCTCGCCGCGCTCTCCGACGTGGGCCAACTGAGCCTTCTGACGCTCGCCGAGGGGCCGACGCTGAAGAAGGAAAAGCCCGGCGTATCGGTGAATCTCTCCGCGATTGCAAAAGGATACGGCGTGGACGAAGTGGCCGCGCTCGTGGCCTCCAAGGACATCAGCCGCTATCTGGTGGAAATCGGCGGCGATCTGGTGGCCTCCGGCAAGAACGCCGAGAACAAGCCGTGGTCCATCGGCATCGAAAAGCCCGACGCGCGCAGCAAGACGCTGCAACTGGTGCTGCCGGTGGAGAACACCGGCATGGCGACCTCGGGCGACTACCGCAACTATTTCGAGGATGACGGCATCCGCTACAGCCACATCATCGATCCCAACACCGGCCGCCCGATCACCCACAAGACGGCCTCTGTTACGGTGCTCGCAGAGAACGCGATGCTTGCCGATGGCTGGGCCACGGCGATGCTCGCGATGGGGCAGGCGCGCGGGCTTGAGGCCGCCGAGGCGCTTGGGCTGGCCGTCTATTTCATCAGCCGCGAAGGCAACGATTTCGTGACCGCGTCATCTCGCGCCTTTGATTCCTACGTCGAAGGCAATAAATAA
- a CDS encoding response regulator, which translates to MPGSHTQQTRPPLAGLTMLLVEDSRFASDAIRLMCRALGLRMRRADSLSAAWRHLARSRPDVLLADLGLPDGSGLALLSRLRSHSPRPLALLATSGDPELRGAALEAGADGFIEKPIPSLSGFEAALRKALPPGTPWAEPPGDWPRLPTVLEQNGEAAPPPDSLAYFDDLRRARHGLAAIRAGLPAAGKVSAAPSEEMRASYLARFVHGLARGAADPALEQAAKALPSSPRRGAPELTQLFHLVEERLRDRPPI; encoded by the coding sequence ATGCCCGGCTCGCACACCCAACAGACGCGCCCGCCCTTGGCCGGGCTCACGATGCTGCTGGTGGAGGACAGCCGCTTCGCAAGCGACGCGATCCGCCTGATGTGCCGCGCCCTTGGCCTGCGGATGCGGCGGGCCGACAGCCTCTCGGCGGCCTGGCGCCATCTGGCGCGCAGCCGCCCGGATGTGCTGCTCGCCGATCTGGGCCTGCCCGACGGCAGCGGGCTCGCACTGCTCTCCCGGCTGCGCAGCCACAGCCCACGACCGCTGGCGCTGCTGGCCACCAGCGGTGATCCGGAGCTGCGCGGTGCTGCGCTGGAGGCCGGGGCGGATGGCTTCATCGAAAAACCTATTCCCTCGCTGTCGGGGTTCGAAGCCGCCCTGCGCAAGGCGCTGCCGCCCGGCACCCCTTGGGCGGAGCCGCCGGGCGATTGGCCGCGTCTGCCGACCGTGCTTGAGCAGAACGGCGAGGCCGCGCCTCCCCCCGACAGCCTCGCCTATTTCGACGATCTGCGCCGCGCCCGGCACGGGTTGGCGGCGATCCGCGCGGGGCTGCCAGCCGCTGGAAAGGTAAGCGCAGCGCCCAGCGAGGAGATGCGCGCAAGCTACCTGGCCCGGTTTGTCCATGGTCTTGCCCGCGGTGCCGCCGATCCGGCCCTTGAGCAGGCGGCGAAAGCCCTGCCCTCCAGCCCCCGGCGCGGCGCGCCGGAGCTGACGCAGCTGTTTCACCTCGTGGAGGAACGCCTGCGCGACCGCCCGCCGATCTGA
- a CDS encoding DUF167 domain-containing protein, with the protein MSPPDHKAHLARLTAPGCEIAVKVTPKAARNGMRLEDGVLKVSVTAVPEKGKANEAVRKLLAKEMGIAKSRLALIRGDTSREKVFRVLD; encoded by the coding sequence ATGAGCCCCCCCGACCACAAAGCCCATCTGGCGCGCCTAACTGCGCCCGGATGCGAGATTGCGGTGAAGGTCACGCCGAAAGCGGCGCGCAACGGGATGCGGCTGGAGGACGGTGTGCTGAAAGTCTCCGTCACCGCGGTGCCGGAAAAAGGCAAGGCCAACGAGGCCGTGCGCAAGCTGCTAGCAAAGGAAATGGGGATCGCGAAATCGCGGCTCGCGCTGATCCGGGGTGACACATCCCGCGAGAAGGTTTTCCGCGTGCTGGATTAG
- a CDS encoding nitroreductase: MPNPRPEALDFLLTRRSRPAKTLTAPWPARADLGPLLEAAARTPDHGKLEPWRFIVLEEAALQRLAALVESRGVALGLEAEAIEKARRQYADAGLVVAVVESPKASEKIPAIEQTYSAGAVCLALLNAALAAGWGANWLSGWASHDRAFVAEGLGLAAHERIAGMIHIGTETNAPPERPRPDLAAITQWVDA; this comes from the coding sequence ATGCCGAACCCGCGCCCCGAGGCCCTTGATTTCCTGCTCACCCGCCGCTCCCGCCCGGCCAAGACGCTGACCGCGCCCTGGCCCGCGCGCGCCGATCTGGGCCCGCTGCTGGAAGCCGCCGCGCGCACGCCGGATCATGGCAAGCTCGAACCCTGGCGCTTCATCGTGCTGGAAGAGGCCGCCCTGCAGCGGCTTGCGGCGCTGGTGGAAAGCCGCGGCGTGGCGCTTGGGCTGGAGGCCGAAGCCATCGAGAAGGCCCGCCGCCAATATGCCGATGCGGGCCTCGTGGTGGCCGTGGTGGAAAGCCCGAAAGCGAGCGAGAAGATCCCCGCCATAGAGCAGACCTATTCCGCCGGTGCCGTCTGCCTCGCGCTGCTGAACGCTGCGCTGGCGGCTGGCTGGGGCGCGAACTGGCTCTCCGGCTGGGCCAGCCACGACCGCGCTTTCGTCGCCGAGGGCCTTGGCCTTGCCGCGCACGAGCGCATCGCGGGGATGATCCACATCGGCACCGAGACCAATGCCCCGCCCGAGCGCCCGCGCCCGGATCTGGCGGCGATCACGCAATGGGTAGACGCCTGA
- a CDS encoding NADH:ubiquinone reductase (Na(+)-transporting) subunit B, which produces MGLRSFFDRIEPNFEKGGKYEKFFPLYEMVESFIYTPKTVTTVAPHARSYVDMKRIMTYVVIATIPCILMALYNTGLQTNSALTALGPDSHTGWRVAVMQFLGFSLEPGLIANLFHGFLYFLPIYVVTLVVGGIWEVIFATVRGHEVNEGFLVTSMLYVLILPASTPLWQVALGISFGVVLGKEVFGGTGKNFLNPALTGRAFLYFAYPANMSGDKIWTPVDGFSGATSLGISAAEGVQALAGYGITWWDAFVGTIQGSLGETSALAAMIGLAFLLVTRIANWRLIVGCMGGMIGFSLLLNLIGSDTNPMFAMPWYWHFVLGGYAFGLAFMVTEPVSASHTNVGRYIYGALIGFMVVMIRVLNPAFPEGMMLAILFANIFAPLIDYFVVRANISRRAKRHV; this is translated from the coding sequence ATGGGACTGCGCAGTTTCTTCGACCGGATCGAGCCCAATTTCGAGAAGGGCGGCAAGTACGAGAAGTTCTTCCCGCTCTACGAGATGGTCGAATCCTTTATCTACACGCCGAAAACCGTCACGACCGTTGCGCCGCACGCGCGCAGCTACGTGGATATGAAGCGCATCATGACCTACGTCGTGATCGCCACGATCCCCTGTATCCTGATGGCGCTCTACAACACCGGCCTGCAAACCAACTCCGCCCTCACGGCCCTTGGGCCTGACAGCCACACCGGCTGGCGCGTGGCGGTGATGCAGTTCCTCGGTTTCTCGCTGGAGCCGGGCCTGATCGCCAACCTCTTCCACGGCTTCCTCTACTTCCTGCCGATCTACGTGGTGACGCTGGTTGTCGGCGGCATCTGGGAAGTGATCTTCGCCACCGTGCGCGGCCATGAAGTGAACGAGGGCTTCCTCGTGACCTCCATGCTCTACGTGCTGATCCTGCCGGCTTCCACGCCGCTGTGGCAGGTGGCTCTGGGCATCAGCTTCGGCGTGGTGCTGGGCAAGGAAGTCTTCGGCGGCACCGGCAAGAACTTCCTGAACCCCGCCCTCACCGGCCGGGCGTTCCTCTACTTCGCTTACCCGGCCAACATGTCCGGCGACAAGATCTGGACGCCCGTTGACGGGTTCTCCGGCGCGACCTCGCTCGGCATTTCCGCCGCCGAAGGCGTGCAGGCGCTGGCCGGCTACGGCATCACCTGGTGGGACGCTTTCGTGGGCACCATTCAGGGCTCGCTCGGTGAAACCAGCGCGCTGGCCGCGATGATTGGCCTTGCCTTCCTGCTTGTCACCCGCATCGCCAACTGGCGCCTGATCGTGGGTTGCATGGGCGGCATGATCGGCTTCTCGCTGCTGCTCAACCTGATCGGTTCCGACACCAACCCGATGTTCGCCATGCCCTGGTACTGGCACTTCGTGCTCGGCGGCTATGCCTTCGGCCTTGCCTTCATGGTGACCGAACCCGTCTCGGCCTCCCACACCAACGTGGGCCGCTACATCTACGGCGCGCTGATCGGTTTCATGGTTGTGATGATCCGTGTGCTGAACCCGGCGTTCCCGGAAGGCATGATGCTGGCCATCCTGTTCGCAAACATCTTCGCCCCGCTGATCGACTACTTCGTCGTGCGGGCCAACATTAGCCGGAGGGCCAAGCGCCATGTCTGA
- a CDS encoding DUF1467 family protein yields MTITAALVLYAVIWFMVLFIVLPIRLKTQGESGAVVEGTPKSAPLNPDLKRKTKIVTLVTTVLFVIIAGIIISGVISVRDLDWYNRMGPPASTLAD; encoded by the coding sequence ATGACCATCACCGCCGCCCTCGTCCTCTATGCCGTGATCTGGTTCATGGTGCTGTTCATCGTGCTGCCGATCCGACTGAAAACGCAGGGCGAGAGCGGTGCGGTGGTGGAAGGCACGCCGAAATCCGCGCCCCTGAACCCCGATCTCAAGCGGAAGACGAAGATCGTCACGCTGGTGACAACGGTGCTCTTCGTGATCATCGCTGGGATCATCATTTCCGGCGTGATCAGCGTGCGCGATCTGGACTGGTATAACCGCATGGGCCCGCCGGCGAGCACGCTGGCGGATTGA